In Micromonospora sp. WMMD980, the following are encoded in one genomic region:
- a CDS encoding branched-chain amino acid aminotransferase: MSGGDKLDFEIRPNPAPVSAADRAALLANPGFGRVFTDHMVTVRYAEGKGWYDARVEARAPIPMDPAAAVLHYAQEIFEGLKAYRTGDGSVTMFRPEANAARFVASARRLAMPELPAEAFVESLRKLVEIDREWIPEHEDASLYLRPFMFASEVFLGVRPANEYLYCVIASPAGAYFAGGVKPVTVWVSPDYTRAAPGGTGAAKCGGNYAASLAAQAEAIEAGCDQVVFLDAVERRYVDELGGMNVFFVYDDGTLVTPPLGGTILPGITRDAVLTLAAEAGHEVREQPVGFADWQADAASGRLREVFACGTAAVITPIGGVKFPDGEFLIGGGEPGTVTMALRQKLVDIQRGRAEDRHGWVTRVL, from the coding sequence ATGAGCGGTGGTGACAAGCTCGATTTCGAGATCCGTCCGAATCCCGCGCCGGTATCCGCCGCCGACCGGGCCGCCCTGCTGGCGAACCCGGGCTTCGGCCGGGTGTTCACCGACCACATGGTCACGGTCCGCTACGCCGAGGGCAAGGGCTGGTACGACGCCCGGGTCGAGGCGCGCGCGCCGATCCCGATGGACCCGGCCGCGGCGGTGCTGCACTACGCGCAGGAGATCTTCGAGGGCCTCAAGGCCTACCGCACCGGTGACGGGTCGGTCACCATGTTCCGGCCGGAGGCCAACGCGGCCCGGTTCGTGGCGTCCGCCCGCCGGCTGGCCATGCCGGAGCTGCCGGCGGAGGCGTTCGTGGAGTCGCTGCGCAAGCTGGTCGAGATCGACCGGGAGTGGATCCCGGAGCACGAGGACGCCAGCCTCTACCTGCGTCCGTTCATGTTCGCCAGCGAGGTCTTCCTCGGGGTGCGCCCGGCCAACGAATACCTCTACTGCGTCATCGCGTCGCCGGCCGGCGCCTACTTCGCCGGCGGGGTGAAGCCGGTGACGGTCTGGGTCTCGCCGGACTACACCCGGGCGGCGCCCGGCGGCACCGGCGCGGCGAAGTGCGGCGGCAACTACGCCGCCTCGCTGGCCGCCCAGGCCGAGGCGATCGAGGCCGGCTGCGACCAGGTGGTCTTCCTGGACGCGGTCGAGCGGCGCTACGTCGACGAGCTGGGCGGCATGAACGTCTTCTTCGTCTACGACGACGGCACGCTCGTCACGCCGCCGCTGGGCGGCACGATCCTGCCGGGCATCACCCGCGACGCGGTGCTGACGCTGGCCGCCGAGGCCGGGCACGAGGTGCGGGAGCAGCCGGTCGGCTTCGCCGACTGGCAGGCGGACGCGGCCAGCGGGCGGCTGCGGGAGGTCTTCGCCTGCGGCACCGCCGCCGTGATCACCCCGATCGGCGGCGTGAAATTCCCGGACGGCGAGTTCCTGATCGGCGGCGGCGAGCCGGGCACCGTCACGATGGCGCTGCGGCAGAAGCTGGTCGACATCCAGCGCGGCCGCGCCGAGGACCGCCACGGCTGGGTCACGCGGGTCCTCTGA
- the cimA gene encoding citramalate synthase, with amino-acid sequence MTFQVYDTTLRDGAQREGLSYSVVDKLAVARLLDDLGVGFIEGGWPGAVPKDTEFFRRAHDELELRHAVLVAFGATRKAGRAVEDDPQVRGLLDARTPAVALVAKADLRHVERALRTTAEENLAMVRDTVAYLVAQGRRVFVDGEHTFDGFRHDPGYTAAVAQAALAAGAERFVLCDTNGGMLPSQVTAAIEDLVARTGIAPERLGMHAQNDTACAVANTLAAVEAGVRHVQGTANGYGERPGNADLFAVVANLQLKLGMPVLPEGCLEQMVRVSHAIAEIANIAPDTHQAYVGAASFAHKAGLHASAIKVDPLLYNHVDPAVVGNDMRILVTEMAGRASIELKSRELGLDLAGHPDALSRVTGRVKELEAGGWSFEAADASFELLVRSELPAAAPARPFALESYRVLVEHREDGAVVSEATVKIRVRGERVIATAEGNGPVNALDEALRVGLARHYPELREFELADYKVRILEGSHGTGAVTRVLVETAGAGRDWTTVGVHPNVVEASWHALVDALTYGLDKAGAPVNASGR; translated from the coding sequence ATGACCTTCCAGGTGTACGACACGACGCTGCGCGACGGCGCCCAGCGCGAAGGGCTCAGCTACTCGGTGGTCGACAAGCTGGCGGTGGCCCGCCTGCTCGACGACCTCGGGGTCGGCTTCATCGAGGGTGGCTGGCCGGGCGCGGTACCCAAGGACACCGAGTTCTTCCGCCGCGCCCACGACGAGCTGGAGCTGCGGCACGCGGTCCTGGTCGCGTTCGGCGCCACCCGTAAGGCCGGCCGGGCGGTCGAGGACGACCCGCAGGTGCGCGGGCTGCTCGACGCGCGGACCCCGGCCGTGGCGTTGGTCGCCAAGGCGGACCTGCGGCACGTCGAGCGGGCGCTGCGCACCACCGCCGAGGAGAACCTGGCGATGGTCCGCGACACCGTGGCGTACCTGGTGGCGCAGGGGCGGCGGGTCTTCGTCGACGGGGAGCACACCTTCGACGGCTTCCGCCACGACCCCGGCTACACCGCCGCGGTGGCGCAGGCCGCGCTGGCCGCCGGCGCCGAGCGGTTCGTGCTCTGCGACACCAACGGCGGCATGCTGCCCTCCCAGGTCACCGCCGCGATCGAGGACCTGGTCGCGCGGACCGGGATCGCGCCGGAGCGGCTCGGCATGCACGCCCAGAACGACACCGCCTGCGCGGTGGCCAACACCCTCGCCGCAGTCGAGGCCGGCGTCCGGCACGTGCAGGGCACCGCCAACGGGTACGGCGAGCGCCCCGGCAACGCGGACCTGTTCGCGGTCGTCGCGAACCTTCAACTCAAGCTCGGCATGCCCGTCCTACCGGAGGGCTGCCTGGAACAGATGGTGCGGGTCTCGCACGCCATCGCCGAGATCGCCAACATCGCCCCCGACACCCACCAGGCATATGTCGGGGCCGCCTCCTTCGCCCACAAGGCGGGGTTGCACGCGAGCGCGATCAAGGTGGACCCGTTGCTCTACAACCACGTGGACCCCGCCGTGGTGGGCAACGACATGCGGATCCTGGTGACCGAGATGGCCGGCCGGGCCAGCATCGAGCTGAAGAGCCGCGAGCTGGGTCTGGACCTGGCCGGCCATCCGGACGCGCTGTCCCGGGTCACCGGCCGGGTCAAGGAGCTGGAGGCGGGTGGCTGGTCGTTCGAGGCCGCCGACGCGTCGTTCGAGCTGCTGGTCCGCTCCGAGCTGCCGGCGGCGGCGCCGGCCCGGCCGTTCGCGCTGGAGTCGTACCGGGTGCTGGTCGAGCACCGCGAGGACGGCGCGGTGGTCTCCGAGGCGACCGTCAAGATCCGGGTACGCGGGGAGCGGGTGATCGCCACCGCCGAGGGCAACGGTCCGGTCAACGCGCTCGACGAGGCGCTGCGGGTGGGGCTGGCCCGGCACTACCCGGAGCTGCGCGAGTTCGAGTTGGCCGACTACAAGGTCCGCATCCTGGAGGGCAGTCACGGCACCGGCGCGGTGACCCGGGTGCTGGTGGAGACCGCCGGCGCCGGCCGGGACTGGACCACGGTGGGCGTGCACCCCAACGTGGTGGAGGCGAGCTGGCACGCGCTCGTCGACGCGCTCACCTACGGCCTGGACAAGGCGGGGGCCCCGGTTAACGCCTCCGGTAGATGA
- the ilvN gene encoding acetolactate synthase small subunit: MTMHTLSVLVENKPGVLARVSGLFSRRGFNIDSLAVGETENPDVSRITIVVNAESSPLEQVTKQLNKLVNVLKIVELDAQVSVARELLLVKVRADRSARAQVLETVGLFRARVVDVAPDTLTVEATGTPDKLDALLRDLEPFGIKEMVQSGTVAIGRGSRAITAGPALRAA; this comes from the coding sequence ATGACGATGCACACGCTGTCCGTGCTGGTGGAGAACAAGCCGGGCGTGCTGGCCCGGGTCTCCGGGCTGTTCTCCCGGCGCGGCTTCAACATCGACAGCCTCGCCGTGGGCGAGACCGAGAACCCCGACGTCTCCCGCATCACCATCGTGGTCAACGCCGAGTCCTCGCCGCTGGAGCAGGTGACCAAGCAGCTCAACAAGCTGGTCAACGTGCTCAAGATCGTCGAGCTGGACGCGCAGGTTTCGGTGGCCCGGGAACTGCTGCTGGTCAAGGTCCGCGCGGACCGCAGCGCCCGCGCGCAGGTGCTGGAGACGGTCGGCCTGTTCCGGGCCCGGGTGGTCGACGTCGCGCCGGACACGCTGACCGTCGAGGCCACCGGCACGCCGGACAAGCTCGACGCGCTGCTGCGTGACCTGGAGCCGTTCGGCATCAAGGAGATGGTCCAGTCCGGCACGGTGGCCATCGGGCGCGGCTCGCGCGCCATCACCGCCGGCCCGGCGCTGCGCGCCGCCTGA
- a CDS encoding endonuclease/exonuclease/phosphatase family protein yields MDAPPRGGARGGRWVTAACWLAAAPVAAWALLRLTGLERGPLVLATAFTPYVAAVAPAVAVLALALRRRGCAVVAALAAVALAGAVAPRAVADDPPPAHGPVLRLLTANLRLGSADAAALVALLRAHRVDVLTVQELTPRLAADLDRLGLATLLPHRSLSPEVGSTGSGVYARHPLRDPGHRRNQGFFFTQAYGTLAVPGAPPLRVESAHPAAPYDLDVVPDWWTDQRAQPPATPRAGLSVLAGDFNATLDHAALRALIATGYTDAADAAGAGLAGTWGPYDGDPIPPVTIDHVLVDRRIAVRSAATWPVPGSDHRALLTELRLPAA; encoded by the coding sequence GTGGACGCTCCCCCACGCGGCGGCGCGCGTGGCGGCCGGTGGGTGACGGCGGCCTGCTGGCTGGCGGCCGCGCCGGTGGCCGCCTGGGCGCTGCTGCGCCTGACCGGGCTGGAACGAGGCCCGCTGGTGCTGGCCACGGCGTTCACGCCGTACGTCGCCGCGGTGGCACCGGCCGTCGCGGTGCTGGCGCTCGCGCTGCGGCGCCGCGGGTGCGCGGTGGTCGCGGCGCTGGCCGCGGTGGCGCTGGCCGGCGCGGTGGCGCCACGCGCGGTCGCCGACGACCCGCCGCCCGCCCACGGGCCGGTGCTGCGGCTGCTCACCGCCAACCTGCGGCTGGGCTCGGCCGACGCGGCGGCGCTCGTCGCCCTGCTCCGGGCGCACCGGGTGGACGTGCTCACCGTGCAGGAACTCACCCCGCGGCTCGCCGCCGACCTGGACCGGCTCGGCCTGGCCACGCTGCTGCCGCACCGGTCGCTGAGCCCCGAGGTGGGCTCCACCGGCTCCGGGGTCTACGCCCGCCATCCGCTGCGCGACCCCGGCCACCGCCGCAACCAGGGATTCTTCTTCACCCAGGCGTACGGGACCCTGGCCGTGCCGGGAGCGCCGCCGCTGCGGGTGGAGTCGGCGCACCCGGCCGCGCCGTACGACCTCGACGTGGTGCCGGACTGGTGGACCGACCAGCGCGCCCAGCCGCCGGCCACGCCGCGCGCCGGGCTGAGCGTGCTGGCCGGCGACTTCAACGCCACCCTGGACCACGCCGCGCTGCGCGCGCTGATCGCGACCGGCTACACCGACGCCGCCGACGCGGCCGGCGCCGGGCTCGCCGGCACCTGGGGGCCGTACGACGGCGACCCGATCCCGCCGGTCACCATCGACCACGTGCTGGTGGACCGCCGCATCGCGGTCCGCTCCGCCGCCACCTGGCCGGTCCCCGGCAGCGACCACCGGGCCCTGCTGACCGAACTGCGGCTGCCGGCGGCGTGA
- a CDS encoding PRC-barrel domain-containing protein: MDRLDPHTTHGTTDPVADGGQGAYAGGAPAGAFDPWRYRDEAGVASADLTGYKVEATDGSIGKIDKASHEVDDSYLVVDTGPWIFGKKVMLPAGTVNQVDHDERKVFVDRDKDQIKAAPEYDETNHADPAYRDKLGGYYGENHSALPPDGPARI, from the coding sequence ATGGACAGGCTCGACCCGCACACCACGCACGGCACCACCGACCCGGTCGCCGACGGCGGCCAGGGCGCCTACGCCGGCGGCGCGCCCGCCGGCGCCTTCGACCCGTGGCGTTACCGCGACGAGGCCGGCGTGGCCAGCGCGGACCTCACCGGCTACAAGGTCGAGGCCACCGACGGCAGCATCGGCAAGATCGACAAGGCGAGCCACGAGGTCGACGACAGCTACCTGGTCGTCGACACCGGCCCGTGGATCTTCGGCAAGAAGGTCATGCTGCCGGCCGGCACCGTCAACCAGGTCGACCACGACGAGCGGAAGGTCTTCGTCGACCGGGACAAGGACCAGATCAAGGCCGCCCCGGAGTACGACGAGACCAACCACGCCGACCCGGCCTACCGGGACAAGCTCGGCGGTTACTACGGTGAGAACCACTCCGCGCTGCCGCCGGACGGCCCGGCCCGGATCTGA
- a CDS encoding tyrosine-protein phosphatase produces MPPPAVTVSGVDAPETPFPALFNFRDVGGYRTRDGRTVRRRRLYRSDSLHRIDETDRAAFTALGIRTVVDLRRPTEVDRDGRVPDYDGLTYRHIHPEHEDWAARQYASSGVSLARYLADRYADLARTGTAGLAEAVGLIADSANAPVVVHCVAGKDRTGIVCALTLAVLGVPDDDIVADYALSTAASERFSAWVRATLPDAEEPPPPFLASPAEAMELFLAELRAGHGSVEGYLTHAGVTAEQLDALRAHLLE; encoded by the coding sequence ATGCCGCCGCCGGCCGTTACCGTGTCAGGGGTGGACGCCCCGGAGACACCCTTTCCCGCGTTGTTCAACTTCCGCGACGTCGGCGGCTACCGCACCCGCGACGGGCGCACCGTCCGGCGCCGCCGGCTCTACCGCTCCGACTCGCTGCACCGCATCGACGAGACCGACCGGGCGGCGTTCACCGCGCTCGGCATCCGCACGGTGGTCGACCTGCGCCGCCCCACCGAGGTGGACCGCGACGGCCGGGTGCCCGACTACGACGGGTTGACCTACCGGCACATCCACCCGGAGCACGAGGACTGGGCCGCCCGGCAATATGCGTCGTCCGGCGTCAGCCTGGCCCGCTACCTCGCCGACCGCTACGCCGACCTGGCCCGCACCGGCACCGCCGGGCTGGCCGAGGCGGTCGGCCTGATCGCCGACAGCGCCAACGCCCCGGTGGTCGTGCACTGCGTCGCCGGCAAGGACCGCACCGGCATCGTCTGTGCGCTCACGCTCGCCGTGCTCGGCGTGCCGGACGACGACATCGTCGCCGACTACGCGTTGAGCACCGCCGCGTCCGAGCGGTTCAGCGCCTGGGTGCGGGCCACCCTGCCGGACGCCGAGGAGCCGCCCCCGCCGTTCCTGGCCTCCCCCGCCGAGGCGATGGAGCTGTTCCTCGCGGAGTTGCGCGCCGGCCACGGCTCGGTCGAGGGCTACCTGACGCACGCCGGCGTCACCGCCGAGCAGCTCGACGCGCTCCGCGCCCACCTGCTGGAGTGA
- the serA gene encoding phosphoglycerate dehydrogenase, with translation MNPVVLIAEELAPAAIEVLAHDFDVRHVDGTDRPALLSALSEADAVIVRSATQIDAEAVAAAPRLKVVARAGVGLDNVEVPAATARGVMVVNAPTSNIVSAAEQAVALLLAVARNTASASAALKAGEWKRSKYTGVELQGKTVGVVGLGRIGVLFAQRIAAFGTRLIAYDPYIQPARAAQLGVRLVGLEELLRESDFISIHLPKTPETVGLIGEKELAVVKPGVRIVNAARGGLVDEQALADAIAEGRVAGAGIDVYAKEPCTSSPLFAFDNVVATPHLGASTNEAQDKAGLAVAKSVKLALQGEFVPDAVNVQAGGVVAEDVRPLLPLAEKLGRAFTALAGGVAASVTVEVRGEIATHDVSVLKLAATKGLFSSVVEEQVTYVNAPHLAAERGVEVTLATPAETVDHPNLVTVRGALPDGRTVRVSGTVAHAGARDVFKLTEVDGFDVEIGAEGILVFLRYADRPGVVGTVGTLLGEAGVNIAAMQVARREAGGETLMTLTVDQALGADLLTSAADSIGAVAASAADLRDE, from the coding sequence ATGAATCCTGTCGTACTGATCGCCGAAGAACTCGCCCCCGCCGCCATCGAGGTGCTCGCGCACGACTTCGACGTGCGCCACGTGGACGGCACCGACCGCCCGGCTCTGCTCTCCGCCCTCTCCGAGGCCGACGCGGTGATCGTACGCAGCGCCACCCAGATCGACGCCGAGGCGGTCGCCGCGGCGCCCCGGCTGAAGGTGGTCGCCCGTGCCGGCGTCGGCCTGGACAACGTCGAGGTGCCGGCCGCCACCGCCCGGGGCGTGATGGTGGTCAACGCCCCCACCTCCAACATCGTCTCGGCCGCCGAGCAGGCCGTCGCGTTGCTGCTCGCGGTGGCGCGCAACACCGCCAGCGCCAGCGCCGCGCTCAAGGCCGGCGAGTGGAAGCGGTCCAAGTACACCGGCGTGGAGTTGCAGGGCAAGACCGTCGGCGTGGTGGGCCTGGGCCGCATCGGCGTGCTGTTCGCCCAGCGCATCGCCGCGTTCGGCACCCGGCTGATCGCGTACGACCCGTACATCCAGCCGGCCCGGGCCGCGCAGCTCGGGGTGCGCCTGGTGGGGCTGGAGGAGCTGCTGCGGGAGAGCGACTTCATCTCGATCCACCTGCCGAAGACGCCGGAGACCGTGGGCCTGATCGGCGAGAAGGAGCTGGCGGTCGTCAAGCCGGGCGTCCGGATCGTCAACGCCGCCCGGGGTGGCCTGGTCGACGAGCAGGCGCTCGCGGACGCGATCGCGGAGGGCCGGGTCGCCGGCGCCGGCATCGACGTCTACGCGAAGGAGCCGTGCACCTCGTCGCCGCTGTTCGCGTTCGACAACGTGGTGGCCACCCCGCACCTGGGCGCCTCCACGAACGAGGCGCAGGACAAGGCCGGCCTCGCGGTGGCGAAGAGCGTCAAGCTCGCGCTCCAGGGCGAGTTCGTGCCGGACGCGGTGAACGTGCAGGCCGGCGGCGTGGTCGCCGAGGACGTCCGGCCGCTGCTGCCGCTGGCCGAGAAGCTGGGCCGGGCCTTCACCGCGCTGGCCGGCGGGGTGGCCGCCAGCGTCACCGTCGAGGTGCGCGGCGAGATCGCCACCCACGACGTGTCGGTGCTGAAGCTCGCCGCCACCAAGGGCCTGTTCAGCTCCGTGGTGGAGGAGCAGGTCACCTACGTCAACGCGCCGCACCTGGCCGCCGAGCGGGGCGTCGAGGTCACGCTGGCCACGCCGGCCGAGACGGTCGACCACCCGAACCTGGTGACGGTGCGCGGCGCGCTGCCGGACGGGCGGACCGTCCGGGTCTCCGGCACGGTGGCCCACGCCGGCGCCCGGGACGTGTTCAAGCTGACCGAGGTGGACGGCTTCGACGTGGAGATCGGCGCGGAGGGCATCCTGGTCTTCCTGCGCTACGCCGACCGGCCCGGCGTGGTCGGCACGGTCGGCACGCTGCTCGGCGAGGCCGGCGTCAACATCGCCGCGATGCAGGTGGCCCGGCGGGAGGCCGGCGGTGAGACGCTGATGACGCTCACCGTCGACCAGGCGCTCGGCGCCGACCTGCTCACCTCGGCGGCCGACTCGATCGGCGCGGTCGCGGCCAGCGCGGCCGACCTGCGCGACGAGTAG
- the ilvC gene encoding ketol-acid reductoisomerase has protein sequence MSVEVFYDDDADLGLIQGRRVAVIGYGSQGHAHALSLRDSGVDVVIGLPAGSKSRPKAEEQGLRVLSPAEAAAEADVIMILAPDTAQRALYTDAIAPNLAPGKALFFGHGFNIRYGLIKPPADVDVAMVAPKGPGHLVRRQYVDGKGVPCLVAVEQDASGNAFGLALAYAKAIGGTRAGAIRTTFTEETETDLFGEQAVLCGGAAALVQTGFEVLTEAGYAPEVAYFECLHELKLIVDLMYEGGIARMRYSISDTAEYGDLSRGPRVVDSRVKDEMRKILGEIQSGEFAREWVAEDEAGRPNFAKWRAEGAAHPIEETGQKLRAMMSWVDRPITETA, from the coding sequence ATGAGCGTTGAGGTTTTCTACGACGACGACGCCGACCTGGGCCTGATCCAGGGGCGCAGGGTCGCCGTGATCGGCTACGGCAGCCAGGGGCACGCGCACGCGCTGTCGCTGCGCGACTCCGGCGTCGACGTGGTGATCGGCCTGCCGGCCGGCTCGAAGAGCCGACCCAAGGCCGAGGAGCAGGGCCTGCGGGTGCTCAGCCCGGCGGAGGCGGCGGCCGAGGCCGACGTGATCATGATCCTGGCGCCGGACACCGCCCAGCGCGCCCTCTACACCGACGCCATCGCGCCGAACCTGGCGCCCGGCAAGGCGCTCTTCTTCGGTCACGGCTTCAACATCCGGTACGGCCTGATCAAGCCGCCGGCCGACGTGGACGTGGCGATGGTGGCCCCGAAGGGCCCCGGTCACCTGGTCCGGCGGCAGTACGTCGACGGCAAGGGCGTGCCCTGCCTGGTCGCCGTCGAGCAGGACGCCAGCGGCAACGCGTTCGGCCTCGCGCTGGCGTACGCCAAGGCGATCGGCGGCACCCGGGCCGGCGCGATCAGGACGACGTTCACCGAGGAGACCGAGACCGACCTCTTCGGCGAGCAGGCGGTGCTCTGCGGCGGCGCGGCGGCACTGGTGCAGACCGGCTTCGAGGTGCTCACCGAGGCCGGCTATGCCCCCGAGGTGGCCTACTTCGAGTGCCTGCACGAGCTGAAGCTGATCGTCGACCTGATGTACGAGGGCGGCATCGCCCGGATGCGCTACAGCATCTCCGACACCGCCGAGTACGGCGACCTGTCCCGCGGCCCCCGCGTCGTCGACTCGCGGGTCAAGGACGAGATGCGCAAGATCCTCGGCGAGATCCAGTCCGGCGAGTTCGCCCGCGAGTGGGTGGCCGAGGACGAGGCCGGCCGGCCCAACTTCGCCAAGTGGCGGGCCGAGGGCGCGGCGCACCCGATCGAGGAGACCGGGCAGAAGCTGCGCGCGATGATGAGCTGGGTGGACCGGCCGATCACCGAGACCGCCTGA
- a CDS encoding 3-isopropylmalate dehydrogenase gives MARIAVVAGDGIGPEVVGQARKVLDAVLPGIEATDYDLGAARWHRTGEVLPDSVLDELAGHDAILLGAVGDPTVPPGVLERGLLLKLRFAFDQYVNLRPSRLWPGVTGPLAAVKPGEVDLVVVREGTEGLYAGAGGSLHRGTPAEVATEESLNTRHGVERVIRDAFARAGRRERRKVTLVHKTNVLTHAGSLWSRTFAEVAAEHPDVTTEYQHVDAAAMFLVTNPSRYDVVVTDNLFGDILTDIAAAVTGGIGLAASGCINPEGRYPSMFEPVHGSAPDIAGRGVADPVAAVLSAALLLDQLGHAEAAARVTTAVAAELAGRTPGAPVRTAEVGDRLAAHAVA, from the coding sequence GTGGCACGCATCGCGGTGGTGGCCGGCGACGGCATCGGTCCCGAGGTGGTCGGGCAGGCCCGCAAGGTCCTCGACGCAGTGCTGCCCGGGATCGAGGCCACCGACTACGACCTGGGCGCCGCGCGCTGGCACCGCACCGGCGAGGTGCTGCCCGACTCCGTCCTCGACGAGCTGGCCGGCCACGACGCCATCCTGCTCGGCGCGGTCGGCGACCCGACCGTGCCGCCGGGCGTGCTGGAGCGGGGCCTCCTGCTCAAGCTCCGGTTCGCCTTCGACCAGTACGTCAACCTCCGCCCGTCCCGGCTCTGGCCCGGCGTGACCGGTCCGCTGGCCGCCGTGAAGCCCGGCGAGGTGGACCTCGTGGTGGTCCGGGAGGGCACCGAGGGGCTGTACGCGGGCGCCGGCGGCAGCCTGCACCGGGGCACCCCCGCCGAGGTGGCCACCGAGGAGAGCCTGAACACCCGGCACGGCGTGGAGCGGGTGATCCGCGACGCGTTCGCCCGGGCCGGCCGCCGGGAGCGGCGCAAGGTGACGCTGGTGCACAAGACCAACGTGCTCACCCACGCCGGCTCGCTCTGGTCCCGGACCTTCGCCGAGGTGGCCGCCGAGCACCCCGACGTGACGACCGAATACCAGCACGTCGACGCCGCGGCGATGTTCCTGGTGACCAACCCCTCCCGCTACGATGTCGTGGTCACCGACAACCTCTTCGGCGACATCCTCACCGACATCGCCGCCGCGGTGACCGGTGGCATCGGGCTGGCCGCCAGCGGGTGCATCAACCCGGAGGGGCGCTACCCGTCGATGTTCGAGCCGGTGCACGGCTCCGCGCCGGACATCGCCGGCAGGGGCGTCGCCGACCCGGTGGCCGCGGTGCTCTCCGCGGCGCTGCTGCTCGACCAGCTCGGCCACGCCGAGGCCGCCGCGCGGGTCACCACCGCCGTCGCCGCCGAGCTGGCCGGGCGTACGCCGGGTGCGCCGGTGCGCACCGCGGAGGTCGGCGACCGGCTCGCCGCGCACGCCGTAGCCTGA